One genomic window of Oryctolagus cuniculus chromosome 11, mOryCun1.1, whole genome shotgun sequence includes the following:
- the LGALS1 gene encoding galectin-1 — translation MAGLVANNLKLQPGQSLLVRGEVAPSASRFIVNLGQDIDNLCLHFNPRFNSQGDTNTIVCNSKEKGVWGVEHREKAFPFQPGSVAEVTFSFNKEDLLIKLPDGHTFKFPNRLNLETIDYLHTSDDFKVKCMTID, via the exons ATGGCT GGTCTGGTGGCCAACAACCTGAAACTCCAGCCTGGGCAGAGCCTCCTGGTGCGTGGCGAGGTGGCCCCCAGCGCCAGTCG cttcaTCGTGAACCTGGGCCAAGACATCGACAACCTGTGCCTGCACTTCAACCCCCGCTTCAACTCCCAAGGGGACACCAACACCATCGTGTGCAACAGCAAGGAGAAGGGCGTCTGGGGCGTGGAGCACCGCGAGAAGGCGTTTCCCTTCCAGCCGGGCAGCGTGGCCGAG GTGACTTTCTCCTTTAACAAAGAGGATCTGCTCATCAAGCTCCCGGACGGGCACACGTTCAAGTTCCCCAACCGCCTCAACCTAGAGACCATCGACTACCTGCACACCAGTGACGACTTCAAGGTCAAGTGTATGACCATCGACTGA